In Setaria italica strain Yugu1 chromosome I, Setaria_italica_v2.0, whole genome shotgun sequence, the genomic window AATTAGTTCCAGGTTGGTTTAATTTTGACACGTAGCTTACATGATGTTTATACTAAGTAGTTCTTAATTTCAGAACGCGACAAACAATACTCAGGTTCTATTTGCCTTTCTGCACATAAATTGAAATTCAAATGTTCTAACTAATACAACATATGATTCTAGGTTGTTCAAATGATAATTCTAATAATTTCTAAATTGCGATTATCACATTGCCATGTCAATAGAAGCAGATGGTGGTCCCAACACATAAAATGCAAATTCAACCTAGCAAAGTTAAAAAAGCTTTTGCCATGGTAACATGCAATTTACAATGTCCTGATTGTTTAGGAATAGACTTAGAAGTCTGCTTCTCCACTGTCGCAAGCCGTTATTTTGTTATACCTTTAGCTGTTTTGTAATTTTTCTACAGATCTTGTGGTTGACTTTAGTTTTCCTAAGGAAGTGGTGACAAATTACCGTGCTTCAGATATGAACTGTAGCTTTTACAATGTGGTTTCTGCAAACAATCTTGCATTTTATAGGTGATGCAAGATGACACAATAACTAAAACTACTTCAAAACAAGAAACACTGGCCCAATCACCAAAGCAGCGCGGCAAGGCCGCGCCAAGGTTTCTAGTTACATGTGTTAGCAATCCTGGTTCTCTGATGCAGGTCAATTGTTCAATTTGCCCAAAATTTGTGATGCCGGCGCAGTAGTAGATTGCGTCACTCTGGAAATTAGGCACCACATGCGAGTGTATTACGGATTCATTTCGTACTGCAATTTGAGCTTGCAAAAGGAAGGAACTTGCATAGCTCTGTAATTGCCCTGCGCATCATGTTGGTGGTACCTGTCGGTGTACCGAACAAGGACCGGATGCAAGGCCACGAGGTTCAGCGTTACAATAGCCTGCTTAtatcaacaaaagaaaaatggtaATGCTATGTCCGAGCGTCTGACGTTCCGCTCTAAAAATATCTGGTACTTCCTATCTATCCATTCCTAccgtttctttttcttccccatcccaCTCCCGTGatctttcttcttcaaccttccaccccggcgtcctcctcgtccaccccggcggtggcgcgctcCCCCACCCCGACGTCCTCCTCGCCCACCCGGCGGCACCCTCCCCTGCTTCGGCATCCTCACCCAACGGGAGCGCCCAACGCCcgcggatccggtggccctctacccgaccccggccggcggcgctctCCCCAGATCCGGCAGCGTCTCCTCTCCTTCGGCCGACGATGGGCAGGCTGGTCGTCGTGGATCTGAGCGGGCTCTGTCTCCTCCGCGTGATGCTCGACGTCGTAGCGAACCGGAGCAGCAGAAGCTCGTGCCTACTGACGGctccatgttgcaataggtacctcctGGTGTTGCAGTAGTTATTTTGGGATGTTGCAAcagtggcttttgatgtttcatctgttttgtaACAGTCCGACTTgccagcaatcgggtgttgcaccaacttattcatgatgttgcatatagttattttctttgtttcgatCTCTTAttctttcgttgttgcaatactgtaagagatgtttttttgttgttgcaatgtatctgttttgaatgttgcacgaagcGGTTCGAGATGTTTCATGCATGTAAAGATGTTGCAATTctcatgttgcaagtgttgatttttgatgttttgaTAGTTATTGTTCAATGTTGCGACGGAGCgttcgataaaaaaaaattatcgaaCGTCCGGATGCTAGTACGTCCGAAAGGAAAAAGGTCAACGGCACTTGTTTACTCCCTGATTTTCTATGGCTGCTCAGATTTAAAAAGGAAACATGTCATCTTTGTGCCCGTGTGATGCGCTGTCGCTGGTCGGCGGACAAGGCACCAACCACATGCTTAGCAAGAATGATTAGGGGTGGTTTAGCTCAGTGACTAAGCAACCTGTTCTTTTCTCAAATGATCTAGCATGTGGACCCGTGATCTTGGCAACAATCATTATGCCCTGAAACTGAAAGAGAGTGATCTGCATCGATGCCTCGGCGGTACACACACTACTTCCTCAAGAGCAATTGAAATTGGCATGCGGTGCTTCTCTGCCATTTGAATTTTTGGATTCACGGGGACGGTGACGAAGCGAGCGGAGCGAGCACGGGATGACGGGAGGCAGAAGACAAGTCAGGAGCATAGAATCTAGCAGGCGCTGCGCATCTGCTACGCACTTGTGCAGGCTGCTGGCTGCGAGACAGCCTGCACGATGTGCCACCCTGCCTGGTCAGTCGGGGCCATGGCCATCTCGAGCAGCACGTCGCACATGGAGGAGGACTGAGACACCAAACAAGATTGATTTCTCTTAGAATTGGGAGTACACGTGGCCCAGGAAACAGAAAAGGAAGAGGGGACAATATATACTGTATGCTAGGGAGATGGAGATAGGAAGATGTTTGTTCGAAGATGGAATGGTCATTGCAGTAGTGAGGGGTCTAGTGACTAGCAGCGACAACTCGTATCGGATTGGGAGGCATCGTGAAGCACTGCTCTAGTTTCACACCATCAGACCGCGGCATGTGggcatagggggtgtttgggaacaccttgttaaagtttaacaactgtcacatcggatgtttggatgctaattaggagtattaaacatagactaattacaaaactaattacacagatggagtataattcgcgagacgaatctattaaacctaattagtctatgatttgacaatgtggtgctacagtaaccatttgctaatgatggattaattaggcttaatagattcgtctagcgaattagcacagggttctgcaattagttttataattagctcatgtttactcctcctaattagcatccgaacatccgatgtgacactgttaaagtttagcacctcgtatccaaacagccccataAGTTTCTGTTGATTCTTGCGGCTCAGCGTCGTCCCGTCATGGTCGCGGATGCATTATCTATCTGCTGCGGCACCGCGGCTCATGTCCCAATTCCAAGCACCAAAGCATTAAGAGCCACCACGTAAATTCAACGCCTACTAGAACAGGTTGCGCTCGGCGCGGTTCCGTTTCTTCAGGTGCAGTTCGACCGCTTTGTTTCTGTGCTTAGTGGTTGAACCACTAAAATCCTGTTTTCTATGGCCTTTGGTCTTTGGATGTCGAGCATCAATACAATCAGAGTTCAGGGGATAGCAATAGCCTGTAATTTGATTTGTATTCCTCTTGTCACATGCCAAAACAGGTGTATGAACCACTTTCAGGGAGTGTACTCTTGAGAGATACAATTGATGACTATGGATAACCAACAAATctacaaaaaaatatttgagACAACCCGAACGCGTGCGTGAAGCATGAATGCATGATGTAGGAATTAGCGAAGTTCACCCTGCAGCGAGAGGTGGAATTACAGAGTGCACCCTGCAACTCTCCGATTCCAATTGTCCGATGGATTGATTATCCAGGAACCATCGAGGAGACGAGGGTCAGGAAACAACGGGCGACCGTCCTGATTGAATGCACGAACGAATCCAACTGCGTATCAGGCATTGATCCAATCATCCTATTTCCTACAATCCTGGCTTGCGCAAGCTATGCCCTTTATTTGCATATCCGATTAATTGATAGTTTGATTTCTTGACAAATGATGACCAATATTATGTCCTTTCATCGAAGCAAACCATTGATAGTCGATTGCGAGCCCTACATGGTACTAATTGGTTAGATTTCTTAAGTTGATGAAGTATAGTTTTGGGCTAGTTTCAATTGCTAATGTTGTTCTATGTCATCTACCATCACCATTCACCAATGATTTAGCATCTGAGTTaatattacaaaaaaaaaagtttaaggCCGCATTCCCGTTTCACAATGTTTGTCTAGTCTGTATGTCTAGGAGGCTCAAAGTTTAGGAAATTTTGATAAAATCAGATTGTTCTTGCTCTTAGTTGGACACATTAATTAGCTATTACTGCCCAATGAGCAAAATTGGCACAACTTTCTTTATAGGGCAAGGTTTTTAGTTTCTCCCTGAGCCCCCAATATTTGAGGACCGGCCCTGATCTTTCAAGTGACAACCTGGTTCATGCTTAACGAGCGGCGGCAGCGTTATGGCTTCATGCCCCTACTTGGAGGCGTCTCTTTTGAAGTTCCCACATCTCGCCAATGGCTCGGCCTCTCCATTGCATGCTTAAGGGTTAGTTGTGAGGTCATGGTCGAAATCAATTTGGTACGGTTTTTACACGAACGGGATCGTAAGACAGCTGATGatcgaattttttttttggcaatatGCATGGATTCTAACATGAAAAGTTTGTAAGTAGACATGCAATGTTTAGGGTTGCTGCTGCACAAGAACAAAACAAGTTATAAGTAAGGAGACATAAGAAGCGGGAAACTTAGTCTTTCTAGCTTTCTTTCGTAGTTGTCTAACTTTCTATCTTATTTTTCTGCATTCCGCAGTTTTGAGGTTTAGAGTCTAAGaacttttgtaattttgtaATTTTTAGTTATGCATATCCACAAATGGATATAGACTGAATTTATATCCATTACCTAAAATTGGAATCTGAAGCATGTAAGTGAACAAAAGGAACAGATCAGACGATGCTTTAGACCTAGAAGCTGCTGCAGCGCTAATGCGAGCGTATACAACCACTGAAGTCTAAAGCTGCTTGGGGAACGTAGCAACGACTACAATATGCCATAGTCATAATTGCGAAGGATTTTTACGATCCCTCTCGTTTATTACTCACAACAGAAGGGTTCCAATAGATCAGACTGAATCAGGGTTGGTCAAACCGTGCACGTCGCTATATATTGCACCAAAAAAAGCCAACTAGTTCTCCTTCCAAACAGATGCTGCAAGTAGGATGCGTTGTGTTTGTTCTTGAGGATTCCTGTGTGATAGTTGTAGTGACTAGCCGTGAACTATAGTCTAGGACTGGGAGGCATCGTGAAGCAATTCTCCAGTGTTGTTGCCATGAGATGTGTCGATGCCTGTAGCTCAGCACCAATCGATGACTCATCTTCGTGGATAGACATCTGCCTGCTTCTGCACATCGCCATCAGTTCCTGCTGTACGGGGCATCCAAGGCCGCCGCGTAATGCCTGGGTGGCTTGTTGCCGCATCCGGTGGGATTGCCGCTCACACGATGGGCAGATGAGTCCTTGGAGCAATGGAGAGGGACAATGCATACAGACTAGTGTCACGGTCACTCGTGCAGAGGAGGGATCTTGATCCGAGAAGGATCCAACGAGGGTTTAATTTGAGTATTCTGAGTCTGTCACTGGTGTCTTAATTTGAGCACTCTCCAGCGACAATAATGCAAGTATTTCTCTGATTGTCAACTTCTGGTGAACAATCTAAAAGCTACAGACCCAATTTTAGCAACGGCTCACTGGTGTCTTAGGCTAGCAGTTGCTGAAATCATCTCCAACTCGGCAAATCAGAGCTGTGAGTTCTGCAAGATTCCAAGACAAGCAAATAAAATTGCTCATAGATTAGCAAAGCAGGCGAGACAGTCTGTTCCCCAACCATGTTCCATACTTCAGAATGGCCCATGGGGAAATTTCTCCTTCATATCTGTAATATGTTCTTAAAGTGATGGATGAAAGGattattataaaaaaatgaGTATTCTGAGTCGGTAAAATTTGATTTCTTGCGAAGCGTTGATAGCAGTTAAACGATACAGATATGCAGTGGTCGGATTCAGATGAGATGCATCTGTGGCAAGTTTCTAGGACGGTAGGACCAATGATGAAAGCACCAACTCTACTGCCAGCGTTTCATGTATCATCTTCAACTCTACTGCCAGCGAGACGCCGCGTCAAGCGCGGCCGCCTACGACCAGGTGGAGGGTGGACGGtgtttcatttaccgtccaccctgGGTCGTTTTCATCCGCCGGATCCGATCTGTGCGGCCGTGATTTATCCCTTCTCTGGCCTCGCCTCCCGCTCGTCCCCTCCACGAcgcgcgccgcgcccaccgcgccCGTAGCTACAGGCCGACTTGCCGCGCTTACCGCGCCGGCAAACCAGCCTCCCTTCGAGGTGCCGCCGCCCTCTTCCTGAACATGGACACGTCAACACTTCGCTTCTCGCTCGGATCAAGTTAGCTCGCACTACCCAAACGCTCCTCTGTTCAAGTTGCTtgccaccagtccaccaccgcACAGCAGGTGCCACCTGGAGCATCCGCTCGCAGTCCCACCAGCGAGGTCATCGTCAAGTTCCTCAAACTGTCGAACATCCCAGAGGCTCCCAACTGCATGCACCGTCCGCCGGAGCATGCCGCCCGTGGTCTTCGCACTCGGCGGCGAGGGGTACGGTTCAACTTGTTCTATCCTCACTTTCTGCAGAGGACATGGGTCTGATCATTCTTGTCTTGACCTCGCATCCAAGCACCTGAGGAACGAATACGGTGGCTTCAGCGGTCGTCATGCCATTGACACCGCTGGCAGTCTAACACCCCCCAGGCATTGAGAGCGGGCTGCAAGAGCAGAGGTGCTCCGGCGAGGCAATTGGGgccatccccgccgccgtcaATAAGCACGGCTAGGCAGCCTAAATTGCCGGAAGCGCTACATGGCAGAGATCTAGAGACGATGGAACGAGCTGCTGCAAATTGCTTTATCGTCTGAGTCGCCACGGCGGCAGGCCGCAGCTGTCGAGGACGCTAGGCCGTCCCGCGAGGTCCGCTGCCACATCCTCATCCGCACAACGGCCGGAGGAACACTCGACGAAGGATCACTCGACGCTGGAGGCGGCCGCTTTGCGGTGGCGCACCGGCGACACTCAGTGCGCGAGCCGCGCCTTGGacccaggggtggacggtaaatgaaataccgtccacccttTGCGGCTACGGCGGCCGTTGGATCGAGCTTGCGCATATTATGGACCGTTGCCCAGGCCCGCGGCGAGGTGATGGCCCATCACTACCTCGCCTAGTCGCCTAGGACTAGGAGTCTGTAGCTTCCCCGCGCACGCGCCCGCGGCGAGGTGATGGCCGCGCTCGCCGTGCCGTGCGACCTCTCCCTCCGGGCTCCGGTCCGCTGCGGGCCTTCTTCCTGGACAAggccacgtcgccgccgccgtccgcgcgcAGGAACCTCCCAGTTGAGGTTGGTCGTGCCGTCGTGGCCCACGCCATGGCGAACTGGACGGACGCCGCGAACGGGTCCCGAGCCGACCGCGCCTCCGGCGACGTGAGCGCGGTCTCGCACGCGCTCCGGTACGGCGTCGACCGGCGGGTCGACGGGACGTTCACGCTGATGGACGGTGGTGTCCGCCGCCGTGGTAGCGGTGACCATGTGGTTGGCCCTCGATGCCGCCTCGTCTCCCTTTCTGGCCGCAGCAACAGACACTCAGACAGGCACAACCGTCGCGAGAGCTAGCACTGTGGCCATGGCGCCGGACCATGCAACGATGGGTAGCCTTCTCTTCTCTTCGCTCTCTGGCGAGGTTGCCCCACCAAACATTTCCATGGTTCTAGATGAGGCTGAGCTGCGCGGGCTCGTTGTGGTCGATCGCTGCATGGTACAGTGTGCAGGTTATATAGAGCTGGAACAGTGCCTTTTTGCCACAACAATCAATTCTCGACCAAGGGCGAATTTAGGGGGGAGAAACTGCGCTCTCTTGAAATAGGACTATTTCATTTCACTTTCTGAGTTATAAATCCTCAGGACAGCAGGAGTTCTTTACATGGAATGCCTTTTACGGTCGTGGTAGCTCAGCTCCTAGTGCCTGCAGAAGCTAACCGATTCTGCTTGGAATTACCGGCAGTTGATGTTCAGAGACGTAGCTAAAATTAAACTCGCAAATAAAAATCTGGGAGCTTTTTTTGCTCCATGGAATTAACTTTGGATATCAGTCACGTTGCATTTTCATCCACTGTGCTCAGGTAGTCAAATTAACCTTTTAAGTACAGTACGTATGCATTCAACGAGTATCCAATATTCCAATATACTAGTGCAATCTtaaatgaaatgtaaataaAAATTCAAGCTTCTAAAAGAACAGCAAGATTAAGGGTCTGTTTTCTTCCGCcttactaaactttagttgctaaaagttgctaaactttagttgctaaactttagcaaagctgtttggatactcttgctaaaatgcatttaatgagctgtaaaaggacctatctatccttattaaaggtgcgcaggaggggggagacaagcaataaatgagaggTATATGTtatccagcccaccttttagcaagttttagcaaccaaaaacttgctaaagtgctaaactttaggaacTCAACTTTAGTAAGTTTTAGCAAGAGTGTTTTGCAGTTTAGCAGctcaaagttgctaaactttagcatctaaagtttagcaaggtggaagaaaacaggtctaaaaaaacaacaaaccTAAAACAAAGCACTAGATATACAAATCGGAACTTCTTATTAGCAGACGGCGGCGCCTGGCGTCGTCCCCTTCCAGCTCTAGCGGACGCACACGTGACACGTCGCCTGCCCTCGGCGGCGTTTGTCTTCGCAGGTCTGGAGGTCAGTGCACAAGCCAATCTGTCTGAAGTCTCGATCAATGCTCTGTTCTTGGAGAGATCGCAACGTCCTCGCTGAGCAGTTGGCAAAGCTTACCGGAGCAACGACATACTGAATAACAACTTTCTGCAACGAATTTTACCGGTGCTAGTTGCGGCCGGACGCTGCAGAACTACTGTTAAGAAATCGATCTGAAGCGAACATGCTTGTCCCATGGTATGAGTAGAGGACAATTTGATGGAGCAACGAAGCCTGCAGCTGGCGGTGGGCACCACAGATAACGTGCTCGCCTGATGTCTTGCACACACATCACCGAGTAAAGTCAAACATGAAATCCACCATTTTCCACAGCCATCTCATGGATAAAAAACGAAACTGCTAAACACAGAAACTGCTGCAGCACAAACAAAACATAGAACCTAAATATTACGAGAATACAACCACGGCAGGTGAAAATTCTCAGTTCTTCGCTAGAGTTGattcatttttagaaaatactGTGCTCATCAGGTCTGCAAATACGACATAGATGCTCTGCCCTTGAGACAACTAACAAAAAAAACCCAGAGTAAATATTTCATAGGTCACCCCTTCCAAACATGCATGAGAATGCCTCTAAGCTGCTGCgcccttgcccttcttcttctggagcttcttcatgtagAACTCAAGCTCCTTACCCTCAAGGATGTACCTGCCATACAAATGAAAAGGCTATCGTAAGTAGCTCAATATAGCTGATAAAATCTGGCAGTGACATGCAAGTGCAGCTGCTCAACATATCTAGCATTGTCTAGATCCAACCGTGATGGGCTTCTATCATATACTACAAACAAACATTCAGTTTTATGCTACATTTGATTACATAATCGGATAAAAAGATCTAACGACATAGAATTCCAGTATTCCTTACCCATCAGCCCGGCCACACTGCCCAGGGCGGGAAGCAATGCAAGCCAAAAGCCTTCCACTGCCAAATTGCTCCTCGATGTGCGGGTCAAGTGCGCGTCCGTCCTTACGCTTCTCAAGCTTCCTCTGGACATGGTTGCTCTTCTTGGTTTCCTCAGCTGCAGCCTCACCCTCTTGTCCCTGCATTAATGCACCTCAAATAATAAATGACCCATTTGATGGAACCAGCACAGATTTTATAGAGTGAAGGAAAAAGAATTTCTAAAACTTTAACTTAGTTTTCTGGAAAAGATCACTCGAAAACAAAATATATTCATTGAAAATATCAAATTCAGTATTTTTCATATAGAAATCTAAAACTAGTGGAGAAACAAGCCATATGAGAAACAAGTTTATCAAAATCTTTAAGACAAAGATGAAGTGACCTTGGGAGGCACATGATTAGATGAGAAACAAGTTTATCAAAATTTGTAAGACATAGATGAAGTGACCATTAGGAGGCACATGAATTAGATTCAGATCTCTCAAAACAGAGCAGGATGAGCTGCTATTTGTCATCCACAAAATATGTAGTCAAACTAACAGAAGACAAGGTGAGTAATAAAATCTCAAGTTGCATGAAACATACCTCAGCACCATCCTTCTTGGCAGCAGgtgccttcttcttcctacCGATGTCCACTCCATAGTGTGTCAGGTACCACTGCTTGAATGGGGCAGCATCAACTTGCACAATGGCGCTCTTCACGAGGGTCTGAGTCCTCACGAGCTCATTGTTTGAAGCATTGTAGACCACATCAAGGATACGGGTCTTGCGGGTAACAGCCTCACTTCCCCATGAGTAGTTACCAGTATCCAGGCGGAGAGCCCTCCACTTCACATTACCTCCACGGACACGAACCCTCCTCACCGTCTTGTTGCTTGACAACTTGGTGTTAGCTGGCTGGCGGCCGAGCTCATACCTTTCAAAACAAATGAGAAGCTGAATGAGCACCTGAAAGCCATAATATACTGCAATACACAATCAAGTCACCACAACCATTTTCATCTCACAGTTCTAGAATGAGCTGATGGCATCAATTCAAATAATCAAAAACGCAGTACCACATCTGATTTACAAACATGATCCTGACAAAAACGCATCATACGAATCTAGTGCACAGATTACTTGTAACTAAATATAAATAATGGTTTAGGGTTTATCTAGTAATTAAAATAAAGATTTCAAATTAAGGTTGAACACTTTAATCACAGATCCTCCTAAAAGTTACCAATTCGAATTAAGGTTGCCTCTCCAAAAAATTGAAAACTAAACATAAACGCAACAAGATACAACTACTGCATTTTTCACAAATGTAGGACCCATCGTTTCATAGCAGCATCGTGATGACCGATTAACAGTCACAGCTAATTCGTTGCGCTTAAGCCGAAACAAGCGACCACATAATTAGGGGGTACCCATAAAACCCATGAATCTCTAGATGTCCCATAATCACGTCAAGGACAAATTATACTCGATAAAACTCAGATCAGCTACAACAAACGAAACCGCTTCAAGATCCACCGAGAGATTGAAATGTGAACCCTATTCCTCTGATCAAATCAACCACTTACCCACTTTAACTAAACTACGGACCCACACCCAAATGAATCCAAATGAAATAATCGGGGTGAGACAGAGCCCTTACTTTCGCTTCTTCCTCCAGGCCTTCTGCTTCCCACCGGTGGCCCGGCGCTTGTGCATCGAGTCACGCGAGATACCTGCACGGACACATCCAAAGCAACCGCCGCAATAGCCATTAGCATCGCTCAAACAGGACAAACTCTCACGGCCACTATGTCAGCACAAGCAGAACGAGAAGGGATGACGGTGGGTGCTCAcccatggtggcggcggtgactTGGTCCCCGCTGCTGgttctccgcctcctcctggtccgcccgcgccgccgctcttcTGGTTCGGTATCACAGGGAAGAGAGCGAAACCCTAGGGCGTCGGGTTAAATAGGGGGCGCGTCGGCCGCGGATTAGGGCTTATTCGCAGACGGAGATGGGCTGACCGACGGGCTGGCAGCGGCCATTCCTTTTGAGGATGCGGCCCAGTTTGGCCCATCTGTCTCACTAGGTCAGGCCCAAATGAGCAGTACTTTGTATATAGTGAGCATTACCCCTTTCCAATTTCCTCTTTCAAATCAGTGTTCGTTTTAGTTAGTGTTCCTGTGAAAATATATAATTTCTTTATACACTGGACTGGAATGTGATGTAACAGAAGTGGGAAGATTGATATGTTTATGAGAAAATCCGTAACTCACTACGGCtctgtttttaaaaaaaaaagttttcggAAATACTATAGTTTTACAACATACGTTTGGTTTTGGATGGTCAAAACGTGTTTGAGTGCACGGATATGCTATTTTGAAAACCATGGTATATTACTATATTGCTATGATGGTGGAAACTCTACttggactttttttttaacgGTAATGCTAAGGAGCAGGGCGTCCGACGCGTGCGCAAAATATCGGATGCTTGGCAGCCGCATGACTACTTCACGCCTCTCTCATTCTTATCCTTTTGCAGGCTGCCAGACTTATCCCCTTCCTCTCTACACTACTCATTCCGTTCACCTCTCTCTCCCGCGTCGCTCTCTCCCCGGCAAATCCAACAAGCCAGCGGCAACCGGCGGACTTGCT contains:
- the LOC101766685 gene encoding 40S ribosomal protein S8, giving the protein MGISRDSMHKRRATGGKQKAWRKKRKYELGRQPANTKLSSNKTVRRVRVRGGNVKWRALRLDTGNYSWGSEAVTRKTRILDVVYNASNNELVRTQTLVKSAIVQVDAAPFKQWYLTHYGVDIGRKKKAPAAKKDGAEGQEGEAAAEETKKSNHVQRKLEKRKDGRALDPHIEEQFGSGRLLACIASRPGQCGRADGYILEGKELEFYMKKLQKKKGKGAAA